The segment GTTAGTGAGTAAGTGAGGCATTGATTGCTTAGTTTTTTAAATACATTTAGGTGGTAATTGATTTATTTGACATTAATAATATTTTTTATCCTATAAACAAGGCTGTTGAAACTATGCAAGTTGAAGCCTATGTTGTTGGCGGATATGTACGGGATATCTTTTTGGAAAGAGAATCCAAAGATATTGACATTGTGTGTGTAGGAGACGGTATAGAATTAGCAAAAACTTTTGCAAAAATCATAGGTTCTACAGAAGTAAGTATTTTTAAAAACTTTGGAACTGCAATGGTAAAATATTTCTTTGAAAATGAATATATTGAAGTTGAATTTGTTGGTGCTCGCAAAGAATCGTATAATAGAGATTCGCGCAAACCGCTAGTCTCGCCCGGAACTTTGCAGGACGATCAAAATAGGAGAGACTTTACTATTAACACATTGGCGATTTCTTTAAACACAAATACTTTTGGAAATTTAATCGACCCCTTCTTCGGTTTAATTGATCTTCACAATAAAATAATAAGAACTCCCCTAGATCCTGATATTACTTATTCGGACGATCCGCTTCGCATGATGCGTGCTATTCGTTTTGCATCGCAACTTAATTTTACAATTGAAGAAAAATCGTTCAACGCTATTATATCAAATTCTAATAGAATAGAAATTATATCTAAAGAAAGAATATCCGACGAATTAAATAAAATTTTATTATCGCCCAAACCGTCCATTGGCTTTATTTTATTAGATAAAGCAGGCTTATTGAATAAAATTTTACCTGAATTTTCAAAGTTAAAAGGAATTGAAGTAGTTAACGGCAAGGCTCATAAAGACGTATTTTATCATACTTTAAAAGTTCTTGATAATGTCGCAAAAAACACTAAAAATCTATGGTTGCTTTGGGCTGCGCTTTTACATGATATAGCTAAACCGGATACGAAAAAATATATTGAAGGAATCGGTTGGACTTTTCATGGACATGAAGTCGTAGGTGCAAAAAAGGTTGTGAAAATATTTTCAAGATTGAAACTACCTCTTAATGATAAAATGAAGTATGTGCAAAAATTAATTTACTTACATCTTCGCCCACAATTTTTATCGGAAGATGGCGTTACTGATTCTGCGGTTCGTCGTTTACTATTTGAAGCAGGAGAAGATATTGATGACCTTATGTTACTCTGCGAAGCAGATATCACTTCTTCAAATAAACAAAAAGTAAGAAAATATTTAGACAACTTTTGCCTTGTACGGCAAAGACTTATCGAAATTGAAGAAAAAGACTTCTTGAGAACATGGCAACCGCCGATAACAGGCGAACATGTTATGGAAACTTTTGATATACAGCCGTCTAAAGATGTCGGACTGATTAAAAATGCTGTTAAGGATGCAATACTTGACGGCGAATGTGAAAATACTTTCGAAGCGGCCTATAATTATATGCTGGAAAAAGGAATTTCACTCGGATTAAAACCTAAGAATATTAATTTAAATTCTAAATAATTTATTATAATAATGAAAGCTTATAAAATTCGCATCTGTTCAGAGGAGAATGAAGATTTCTTACGCGAAATAGAAATTTTAGGCGACCAAAATTTTTTGGATCTTCACGATTTTATCGTTGAAGTATGTGATTTGAATGGAAATGATCTTGCATCATTCTATACTTGCGATAGTGACTGGAATAAACAAACCGAAATATCTCTTTTGGATATGTCGATTGATGAAAAAAATATTGAAAAAGATGATGACGAAGATTTAACCGCTTTACCTATAAAAGTTATGGAAGAAACATTAATAGGTGAAATCATTAAAAACTCCGGTCAAAGGCTTCTTTACGAATATGATTTTTTGTCGCCTGTAACTTTATTTTTGCAGTGTATTGAAATTGAAGATACCGAAAGTGATGAATTTCCGATACTTCTTTATGAAGAGGATGAACTGGATTATAAAGGCGGCGGACTTATTGATGATTTTGGTTCCGATGATTTTGAACCTTTTGATGATGAAGATTCATATGAGGATGAAATAAGAGATGAATTTAACGAATTAATCGATGATGATTTTAGCGATGACATGTACTAAACCTACATTAATCGTATTAACCGGTCCTACTGCTTCAGGAAAAACTTCCGCAGCTATTGAACTTGCTCAAAAATTAAATTGTAAGATTGTTTCGGCGGATTCGCGACAATTTTACAGAGAAATGAAAATAGGTACAGCCGTTCCTTCTGATAAAGACTTAGCAGCAACAGAACATTTCTTTATAGGAAATATTTCAATACATGATCCTTACAATATTTCAAAATTTGAAAATGAT is part of the Bacteroidales bacterium genome and harbors:
- a CDS encoding CCA tRNA nucleotidyltransferase; translation: MQVEAYVVGGYVRDIFLERESKDIDIVCVGDGIELAKTFAKIIGSTEVSIFKNFGTAMVKYFFENEYIEVEFVGARKESYNRDSRKPLVSPGTLQDDQNRRDFTINTLAISLNTNTFGNLIDPFFGLIDLHNKIIRTPLDPDITYSDDPLRMMRAIRFASQLNFTIEEKSFNAIISNSNRIEIISKERISDELNKILLSPKPSIGFILLDKAGLLNKILPEFSKLKGIEVVNGKAHKDVFYHTLKVLDNVAKNTKNLWLLWAALLHDIAKPDTKKYIEGIGWTFHGHEVVGAKKVVKIFSRLKLPLNDKMKYVQKLIYLHLRPQFLSEDGVTDSAVRRLLFEAGEDIDDLMLLCEADITSSNKQKVRKYLDNFCLVRQRLIEIEEKDFLRTWQPPITGEHVMETFDIQPSKDVGLIKNAVKDAILDGECENTFEAAYNYMLEKGISLGLKPKNINLNSK